Proteins encoded by one window of Halobaculum halobium:
- a CDS encoding MaoC family dehydratase — MPVYYEDVEVGAVETHGSYEVTREEVLSFAERYDPQWFHTDPDRAAEQSPYGGLIASGWHTAAMTMRLLVESQLSDAATVGAKGVDELRWLVPVRPGDTLRIENEVLEKNADQPERGVVRARTRTYNQEDESVFSMIGNVMYLRRDGE, encoded by the coding sequence ATGCCAGTCTACTACGAAGACGTCGAGGTCGGCGCGGTCGAGACCCACGGCTCCTACGAGGTGACCCGGGAGGAAGTCCTGTCGTTCGCCGAGCGCTACGACCCGCAGTGGTTTCACACCGATCCCGATCGCGCGGCCGAACAGTCGCCGTACGGTGGTCTGATCGCCTCCGGATGGCACACCGCCGCGATGACGATGCGCCTGCTCGTCGAGAGCCAACTGAGCGACGCCGCGACGGTCGGCGCGAAGGGCGTCGACGAACTCCGCTGGCTGGTTCCGGTGCGACCGGGTGATACCCTCCGGATCGAAAACGAGGTGCTCGAAAAGAACGCGGACCAGCCCGAACGGGGCGTTGTCCGGGCGCGAACGCGGACGTACAACCAGGAAGACGAATCCGTCTTCTCGATGATCGGGAACGTGATGTACCTCCGTCGGGACGGCGAGTAG
- a CDS encoding glutamate--tRNA ligase codes for MDDDLKERVRAEAETHALYNALKHGSDPEVGAIMGPLMGENPDFRPHGDAIPGVVAPVVAEVSDMSDDERRERLLGLAPDLVEELEAEDEEDDQVLPDLPNADEYDEIRMRLAPNPNGPWHLGSARMPAVIGTYKEIYDGWMLCRFDDTDPETKRPDLDAYDEILDAIGYLGFEPDEVLKASDRVETYYDHARELIEKGGAYTCSCPAEHFRSLKADAEPCDHRDKAVETVREEFEAMVDGDYSDGEMVLRVKTDIEHKNPALRDFVAFRMVDTPHPREEAADYRAWPMLDFQSGIDDNLTGVTHIIRGIDLQDSAKRQRFVYDYFGWEYPEVVHWGHVQIDAYDVPMSTSTIKEKVDSGELTGWDDPRAPTLASVKRRGIRGAAVVDAMVDLGVSTSNVDLAMSSIYANNRDRIDDDTDRRFLVRDAAESDADGRDRLPSGPIEEFALAGDVPGVGTPPLHPNHEDRGDREVPASEAVLLEADDVPAAGERVWLKGYGCLRRDGDELAWVGTDIALVREEGVPVVHWVGAGDDEHVRVRVRTMDGDVVGYAEPGYAGYDEDDLVQFERVGFARFDAAPGDDAEKAAPDEYLAFYAHP; via the coding sequence ATGGACGACGATCTCAAAGAGCGCGTGCGAGCGGAGGCGGAGACGCACGCGCTCTACAACGCGTTGAAGCACGGCTCCGACCCGGAGGTGGGCGCCATCATGGGCCCGCTGATGGGCGAGAACCCCGACTTCCGACCCCACGGCGATGCGATCCCCGGCGTCGTCGCGCCCGTCGTCGCGGAGGTCTCGGACATGAGCGACGACGAGCGTCGCGAGCGACTGCTCGGTCTCGCGCCCGACCTCGTCGAGGAGTTAGAGGCCGAGGATGAGGAGGACGACCAGGTGCTCCCCGACCTGCCGAACGCCGACGAGTACGACGAGATCCGGATGCGCCTCGCGCCGAACCCGAACGGCCCGTGGCACCTCGGATCCGCGCGGATGCCCGCAGTCATCGGGACGTACAAGGAGATCTACGACGGCTGGATGCTGTGTCGGTTCGACGACACCGACCCCGAGACCAAGCGACCGGACCTCGACGCCTACGACGAGATCCTCGACGCCATCGGCTACCTCGGCTTCGAGCCCGACGAGGTGCTGAAGGCGAGCGACCGCGTCGAAACCTACTACGACCACGCCCGCGAACTCATCGAGAAGGGCGGCGCCTACACCTGTTCGTGTCCCGCCGAGCACTTCCGGAGCCTGAAGGCCGACGCCGAGCCGTGCGACCACCGCGACAAGGCCGTCGAGACCGTTCGCGAGGAGTTCGAGGCGATGGTCGACGGCGACTACTCGGACGGCGAGATGGTCCTGCGGGTGAAGACCGACATCGAACACAAGAACCCCGCGCTGCGCGACTTCGTCGCCTTCCGCATGGTCGACACGCCCCACCCGCGCGAGGAGGCGGCCGACTACCGCGCGTGGCCGATGCTCGACTTCCAGTCGGGTATCGACGACAACCTCACTGGCGTCACCCACATCATCCGCGGTATCGACCTGCAGGACTCCGCCAAGCGCCAGCGCTTCGTCTACGACTACTTCGGCTGGGAGTACCCCGAGGTCGTCCACTGGGGCCACGTCCAGATCGACGCCTACGACGTGCCCATGTCCACCTCGACGATCAAGGAGAAGGTCGACTCAGGCGAGTTGACCGGGTGGGACGACCCGCGGGCGCCGACGCTCGCCTCTGTCAAGCGCCGAGGGATCCGCGGAGCGGCCGTCGTCGACGCGATGGTCGATCTGGGGGTATCCACGAGCAACGTCGATCTGGCGATGTCGAGCATCTACGCGAACAACCGCGATCGGATCGACGACGACACCGACCGTCGGTTCCTCGTCCGCGACGCCGCCGAGTCGGACGCCGACGGACGCGACCGCCTCCCCTCGGGCCCCATCGAGGAGTTCGCCCTCGCGGGCGACGTGCCCGGCGTCGGGACACCGCCGCTTCACCCGAACCACGAGGACCGCGGCGACCGCGAGGTGCCCGCCAGCGAGGCCGTCCTCCTGGAGGCGGACGACGTGCCCGCCGCCGGCGAGCGCGTTTGGCTCAAGGGGTACGGCTGCCTCCGGCGCGACGGCGACGAGCTGGCGTGGGTCGGCACCGACATCGCCCTCGTGCGCGAGGAGGGCGTCCCGGTCGTTCACTGGGTCGGCGCCGGCGACGACGAGCACGTCCGCGTCCGAGTCCGGACGATGGACGGCGACGTGGTCGGCTACGCCGAGCCCGGCTACGCGGGCTACGACGAGGACGACTTGGTGCAGTTCGAGCGCGTCGGCTTCGCCCGGTTCGACGCCGCCCCCGGCGACGACGCCGAGAAGGCCGCGCCCGACGAGTACCTCGCCTTCTACGCGCACCCGTAG
- a CDS encoding RNA methyltransferase, which translates to MSDDGDSDGVTHGDGNVTGEPNASDGGSTTGDDGVDREFVVVVIEPETPGNVGTIARAMKNFGLTDLKLVDPPEIDPDGEAYGFAGHAREDVLPNADTVTLDEIVENYHTVGTTAITGEDARRHVRFPFKTPAELRESLASVDTDTALVFGREGTGLNNEELAQLDELISIPANPEYPVMNLGQAATVTLYELRSLFLDEYQLPEVEHERADESEIERFYEQFGAFLGRAESRDHKRERSERLIRRLVGRAHPTSKEMTTLTGVFRRATDLLGHTDHSDRERVDDDERRVR; encoded by the coding sequence ATGAGCGACGACGGCGACAGCGACGGGGTCACCCACGGTGACGGGAACGTGACGGGCGAGCCGAATGCGAGCGACGGCGGGAGCACGACCGGAGATGACGGCGTCGACCGCGAGTTCGTCGTCGTCGTGATCGAACCGGAGACGCCGGGGAACGTCGGCACGATCGCGCGGGCGATGAAGAACTTCGGGCTCACGGACCTGAAGCTGGTCGACCCGCCGGAGATCGACCCCGACGGCGAGGCGTACGGCTTCGCCGGCCACGCCCGCGAGGACGTGCTCCCCAACGCCGACACCGTGACGCTCGACGAGATCGTCGAGAACTACCACACGGTCGGCACCACCGCGATCACCGGCGAGGACGCGCGTCGGCACGTCCGGTTTCCGTTCAAAACGCCCGCAGAACTGCGCGAGTCGCTCGCGAGCGTCGACACGGACACCGCACTCGTGTTCGGACGCGAGGGAACGGGCTTGAACAACGAGGAGTTGGCGCAGCTGGACGAGCTGATCTCCATCCCAGCGAACCCCGAGTACCCGGTAATGAACCTCGGGCAGGCGGCGACGGTGACGCTGTACGAACTCCGTTCGCTGTTCCTCGACGAGTATCAACTCCCAGAGGTGGAGCACGAGCGGGCCGACGAGTCGGAGATCGAGCGATTCTACGAGCAGTTCGGCGCGTTCCTCGGTCGGGCGGAGTCGCGCGACCACAAGCGCGAGCGCAGCGAGCGCCTGATCCGCCGGCTGGTCGGGCGCGCGCACCCGACGAGCAAGGAGATGACGACGCTGACGGGCGTGTTCCGTCGTGCCACCGACCTGTTGGGCCACACCGACCACAGCGACCGCGAGCGGGTCGACGACGACGAACGACGCGTCCGCTGA